From the Natrarchaeobaculum aegyptiacum genome, one window contains:
- a CDS encoding 1,4-dihydroxy-2-naphthoate polyprenyltransferase — translation MSTAEDEISRTKAWVMAARPQTMPAAAAPVIVGTGLAVHEGLFAPLPALMALVGAALIQIGTNFANDYYDAVKGADTDDRDGFTRVTQSGLIPPEQVKLATIVTFALAILSGTYLVYVGGLPILVIGLVSVLCGWAYTGGPYPLGYHGLGDLFVFVFFGVVAVVGTFYVQAAAVAPVGPLPTTIPEGTVTREAFLASLPIAGISTAILVVNNVRDRETDAAAGKRTLAVRLGYRLSRLEYLAMVGLAYVIPLWFWLVEGFGPGVLAPLVTLPYAAVVARTVCTRTDGEALNPALEGTGKLLALYALLFAGGLVIV, via the coding sequence ATGAGTACGGCCGAGGACGAGATCTCGCGGACGAAGGCGTGGGTGATGGCCGCGCGTCCCCAGACGATGCCTGCGGCCGCAGCGCCGGTCATCGTCGGGACGGGACTCGCGGTCCACGAGGGGCTCTTCGCGCCGCTGCCGGCGCTGATGGCGCTGGTCGGTGCGGCGCTGATCCAGATCGGCACCAACTTCGCGAACGATTACTACGACGCGGTCAAGGGCGCGGATACGGACGACCGGGACGGCTTCACGCGCGTTACCCAGTCCGGGCTGATCCCGCCGGAACAGGTCAAACTCGCGACGATCGTCACGTTCGCACTGGCGATCCTCTCTGGCACCTATCTCGTCTACGTCGGCGGGCTTCCGATCCTCGTAATCGGCCTCGTCAGCGTCCTCTGTGGATGGGCCTACACCGGGGGTCCGTACCCGCTCGGCTACCACGGCCTCGGCGATCTGTTCGTGTTCGTCTTCTTCGGCGTCGTCGCGGTCGTCGGCACCTTCTACGTGCAGGCAGCGGCTGTCGCCCCCGTCGGCCCGCTGCCGACGACGATCCCCGAGGGAACCGTCACGCGCGAGGCGTTCCTCGCCAGCCTCCCCATCGCGGGCATCTCGACGGCCATCCTCGTCGTCAACAACGTCCGCGACCGCGAGACCGACGCCGCCGCTGGTAAACGAACGCTCGCAGTTCGGCTCGGCTACCGCCTGAGCCGTCTCGAGTACCTCGCAATGGTCGGGCTGGCCTACGTGATCCCCCTGTGGTTCTGGCTCGTCGAAGGGTTCGGACCCGGCGTTCTGGCTCCGCTCGTGACGCTACCGTACGCGGCCGTCGTCGCCCGGACCGTCTGTACCCGAACCGACGGCGAGGCGCTCAATCCGGCACTCGAGGGCACCGGCAAACTGCTCGCGCTGTACGCACTCCTGTTCGCCGGGGGCCTGGTGATCGTATGA
- a CDS encoding cohesin domain-containing protein yields MQANSHSRRTRLLLVALVVLGCALAVFVAVPGAVIAGDGTSLLEFEESEHAVDSGETITLEVVAYDHGDSSGDGLASLSFDVDYDPDVLIASEVEHESMLGDDDDVELVTDAEIDEDEGRVTVEQERDPVGDGGTGYEAAATITFDVPDDVGSTSTTVDLTNAQAYRPSDWPVYPISRDATIHVDGGAEDELDDADDDGGPQGVTFADDLEGDDESGSGSEADQVTDDDTDDATPPADGGSGDESASDDDGETASSDESATDAVPGFAAFGAATGVVGALAMWLRGRRP; encoded by the coding sequence ATGCAGGCGAACAGCCACTCGAGGCGAACGCGTCTCCTGCTCGTAGCGCTCGTCGTTCTCGGCTGTGCCCTCGCGGTATTCGTCGCCGTTCCGGGAGCGGTGATCGCCGGCGACGGGACGTCCCTGCTCGAGTTCGAGGAATCCGAACACGCGGTCGACTCGGGCGAGACGATCACGCTCGAGGTCGTCGCCTACGACCACGGCGACTCGAGCGGTGACGGTCTGGCGTCGCTCTCGTTCGACGTCGACTACGACCCGGACGTCCTGATCGCGTCAGAGGTCGAACACGAGTCGATGCTCGGGGATGATGACGACGTCGAACTCGTGACCGACGCCGAGATCGACGAGGACGAGGGGCGGGTGACCGTCGAACAGGAGCGCGACCCAGTTGGCGACGGCGGGACCGGATACGAGGCCGCCGCGACGATCACGTTCGACGTACCGGACGACGTGGGTTCGACCTCGACCACGGTCGACCTCACTAATGCACAGGCGTATCGGCCGAGCGACTGGCCGGTGTATCCGATCAGCCGTGACGCGACGATCCACGTCGACGGCGGCGCCGAGGACGAACTGGACGACGCGGACGACGACGGAGGGCCCCAGGGCGTGACGTTCGCGGACGACCTCGAGGGGGACGACGAGTCCGGATCTGGATCGGAAGCGGACCAGGTAACCGACGACGATACTGACGACGCCACACCACCGGCGGACGGCGGATCGGGTGACGAGTCCGCGTCTGACGATGACGGTGAGACCGCCTCGAGCGACGAGTCGGCCACCGACGCGGTGCCTGGATTCGCCGCGTTCGGGGCCGCCACCGGTGTCGTCGGCGCACTCGCGATGTGGCTGCGTGGCCGCCGTCCGTAG
- a CDS encoding DUF7350 domain-containing protein produces MQDDTIDRRTFIGRTAAGTAAMLALAGCADSGETDDGTDPGDTDTGTEDDIEAVPDFVEVEDPPDAVYVPTHMESMRMLEPIEAGDVALAPMLSYPHPFWIVAGTDEQSVQREDPEEGRGVHLMFTLWDRETGVVLPVDDGAEIRLERDGDPVGTPLSPWTMISQEMGFHFGDNVALPEDGTYTVEVTLPPLSTRTTGDLEDRFQEPETASFEFVYDDEFRHEVVGGVEWLDEADWGRQGALPPMDHGGYDDHHEGHHDDHHEGHHDDHHEGHHDDHHEGHHDDHHEGHHDVPYSALPDVDEYPGTLLLEADDGDSGVPESTYDLPSSGDARFLVTVLESGHRLAGGDDEEYLLVSPRTPYNRVPLADMSLDVIVERDGEEIAETALEQTLDGTYDHHYGATVPSTEAGDSVEIVVRSPPQVARHQGYETAFLEMPSVELVVPEGG; encoded by the coding sequence ATGCAAGACGATACGATCGATCGACGGACGTTCATCGGGCGAACAGCGGCGGGAACGGCGGCGATGCTCGCGCTCGCGGGCTGTGCCGATTCGGGAGAGACGGACGACGGAACCGATCCCGGCGACACCGACACCGGGACCGAAGACGATATCGAGGCGGTTCCGGACTTCGTCGAGGTCGAGGATCCACCGGACGCGGTGTACGTCCCGACACACATGGAGTCGATGCGGATGCTCGAGCCCATCGAGGCTGGCGACGTCGCACTGGCGCCGATGCTCTCGTACCCGCATCCGTTCTGGATCGTCGCGGGTACCGACGAGCAATCGGTCCAGCGCGAAGACCCGGAAGAGGGCCGCGGCGTCCATCTCATGTTCACCCTCTGGGATCGCGAAACTGGCGTCGTCCTCCCGGTCGACGACGGCGCAGAGATTCGCCTCGAGCGCGACGGCGACCCAGTCGGGACGCCGCTGTCGCCGTGGACGATGATCTCACAGGAGATGGGCTTTCACTTCGGCGATAACGTCGCACTGCCCGAAGACGGCACGTATACTGTCGAGGTGACGCTCCCGCCGCTGTCGACGCGGACGACCGGCGACCTCGAGGATCGATTCCAGGAGCCCGAGACAGCGAGCTTCGAGTTCGTCTACGACGACGAGTTCCGCCACGAGGTCGTCGGCGGGGTAGAGTGGCTTGACGAGGCAGACTGGGGTCGACAGGGGGCGTTGCCACCGATGGACCACGGTGGATACGACGATCATCACGAGGGCCACCACGACGATCATCACGAGGGCCACCACGACGATCATCACGAGGGCCACCACGACGATCATCACGAGGGCCACCACGACGATCATCACGAGGGCCACCACGACGTCCCCTACTCCGCGCTCCCGGACGTCGACGAGTACCCCGGGACCCTCCTGCTCGAGGCGGACGACGGTGATTCGGGCGTGCCGGAATCGACCTACGACCTGCCGAGCAGCGGAGACGCACGCTTCCTCGTGACCGTCCTCGAGTCCGGTCACCGGCTGGCTGGCGGTGACGACGAGGAGTACCTGCTGGTGTCGCCCCGGACGCCGTACAACCGGGTCCCGCTCGCGGACATGTCCCTCGACGTGATCGTCGAACGAGACGGCGAGGAGATAGCCGAAACCGCGCTCGAGCAGACGCTCGACGGGACGTACGACCACCACTACGGGGCGACGGTGCCCTCGACCGAGGCGGGCGACTCGGTCGAGATCGTCGTTCGGTCCCCGCCGCAGGTGGCGCGTCACCAGGGCTACGAGACGGCGTTCCTCGAGATGCCGTCGGTCGAACTGGTCGTGCCGGAGGGTGGCTGA